The DNA region GTGCCCCGTCCTCGAGTGAAGCCGCCGTTCGGCGGGAGCGTCAACGGGCGCGCAGTGGTGGGAAGTACGGGGAACCGTGCGCCCACACCACCGTCGCCGCAGGTTTACTCACCCCTGGAGGTGAGCCGCGGTCACTCCGCCCCCGCGGTCGCTCCGTCCTGCCGTCACTCCGCCCCCGCGGCCTCCGCCGCCTCGGTGGCGGCCACGAACTCGGCCACGTGCTCGCCCGTCACCAGGTACACCACGCGCTTGGCGACCGACACCGCGTGGTCCGCGAAGCGCTCGTAGTAGCGGCCGACCAGGGTGATGTCGACGGCGGTCTCGATGCCGTGGTGCCAGCGCTCGTCGATCAGGTGCGACAGCAGCTCGCGGTGCAGGGCGTCGATCCGGTCGTCGTCCTGCTCCATCTCCAGGGCCTTGTCGACGTCCTTGGTGGCGATCACCAGGCCCGCCTTGGCCACCAGGCGCTGGGCGAGCTGGCCCAGCTCCAGGACGGTGGACTGCAGGTCGGCGGGCACCGCCGACTCGGGGTAGCGCATCCGCGCGACCTTGGCGACGTGCCGGGCGAGGTCCCCGCAGCGCTCCAGGTCGGCGCTCATCCGCAGGGACGTGACCACGATGCGCAGGTCGGTGGCGACGGGCTGCTGGCGGGCGAGCAGGTCGATGGCGCGGTTCTCGAGATCGTGGTGGAGATCGTTGATCTTCTCGTCGGCGGCGATCACGCCCTCCGCCAGCGCCAGGTCCGCGTCGAGGAGGGCGGTGGTGGCCCGGCCCAGGGCCGAGCCGACCAGCCGGGCCATCTCGACCAGGCTGTCGCCGATCGCATCGAGTTCCTCGTGGTACGCGTCGCGCATGTTCTCTCCTCAGTAGCTGTGTCGGTGGCGGTGCCGACCGGTCAGCCCGTCCGACCATCGTTCCGCGTTCGGGTGACCGCTGCTGGTGGCGCGAATGGTACGCGCGCACCCGAGACCCCGGCGGCCGTTCGGCGCACCGATCTCTCCCACACGGGCTGCATGACCAACTCTGTGCCGTTCGGGCGACGAGGCACGGCCGCCCCGGTGAACCGGCAGCCACCTGGAGGTGAATTCTCGGCAACGCGCGGTCGATGCCTTGATCCAGCCCTTGGGGAGTGCCCAGGCCGTGCGCTTACGCTGGCCACATGGACGTGAACGTGGCCGCTGCCGCTGCCTGCGCCATAGCCGGGCTCGGCGTCGGCCTCACCGCCTCCATCGCCTTCCGCTGGAGCGAGCGCGAGCAGGCCAGGAGCAGGTACGCCGGCGGCAAGCACTACGGCCGGTACCAGCCGCTGGGCACCGGCACCCCGGAGCCCCCGCTGCCGCCGGGCGTCGACACCGTGCTCTCCGTGCTCCGCTCCTGCGCGATCGTGCTGGGCGAGGGCGACGAGGTGGTCAAGGCCAGCTCGGCGGCGTACGCGATGGGCTTGGTGCGCGGCGGCGCGGTCGCCGTGGACCAGATGCTCGCACTGGCCCGCGCCACCCGCCGGGACGGCGAGATCCGGCAGGTGGAACTGGAGGTGCCCCGCCCCGGCGCGGCCCGCGCGGCCGAGCCGCTAGCGGTCTCCGTCCGGGTCGCCCCGCTGGGCTCCCGGCTGGTGCTGGTGCTGGTCGAGGACCAGACCGAGCGCCGCCGGGTGGAAGCCGTCCGCCGGGACTTCGTGGCCAACGTCAGCCACGAGCTCAAGACCCCGGTCGGCGCCCTGTCGCTGCTCTCCGAGGCGGTCGCCGACGCGGCCGACGACCCGGAGGCGGTGCAGCGCTTCGCCGGCCGGATGCAGGTCGAGGCGACCCGCCTGGCCAGCCTGGTGCAGGAGATCATCGACCTCTCCCGGGTCCAGGACGACCGGCTGATGGTCGACCCGGAGCCGGTCGCGGTGGACGAACTGATCGCCGAGGCGATCGACCGCTGCCGCCAGCAGGCCGCCGCCAAGCAGATCCTGATCGCGGCCGGCGGCATCGCCGGGCTCTACCTGCACGGCAACCGCGGCCAGCTCGCCGCCGCGCTCGGCAACCTGGTGGAGAACGCCGTCAACTACAGCCCGCCCCGTACCCGGGTGGCCATCGCCACCCGCCGGATCTCCAGCGCCGCGGCGCTCGGCGAGGCGGACGGCGAGCTGATCGAGATCTCGGTCACCGACCAGGGCATCGGCATCTCCGAGAAGGACCGCGAGCGGGTCTTCGAGCGCTTCTACCGGGTCGACCCGGCCCGCTCCCGGCAGACCGGCGGCACCGGCCTCGGCCTGTCCATCGTCAAGCACGTCGCCGCCTCGCACGGCGGCACCGTCTCGGTGTGGAGCGTCGAGGGACAGGGTTCGACCTTCACCGTGCGCCTGCCCGCCGGCCAGGCGCCCGCCACCCACGACGACCCGGACGAGCGCGACCCGGACGAGCGCGACGACGACCTCGACGGCGACGCTTCCGACGACCGCGCACCCCGCGCACCCCGCGACGAGCCCGGTGCCGACACCGCCGGGCCCGCCACGGCACCCCGAACCCTCACCACGGACCGCACCGACCGTACGGCCCGTTCGCTCCCCGTCGGGGAGCGGCAAGTACCCCTGACAAAGACAACCCAGCTTGCCCCGGAGGCCTGATCGTGACCCGAGTACTGGTGGTCGAGGACGAGGAGTCGTTCAGCGACGCCCTCTCGTACATGCTCCGCAAGGAGGGCTTCGAGGTGGCCGTCGCCGCGACCGGCCCGGACGCCCTGGAGCAGTTCGAACGCAACGGCGCCGACCTCGTCCTGCTCGACCTGATGCTGCCGGGCCTGCCGGGCACCGAGGTCTGCCGCCAGCTCCGGGTGCGCTCCAACGTCCCGGTGATCATGGTGACCGCCAAGGACAGCGAGATCGACAAGGTCGTCGGGCTGGAGATAGGCGCCGACGACTACGTCACCAAGCCGTACTCCACCCGTGAGCTGGTCGCCCGGATCCGCGCGGTGCTGCGCCGCCGCGGCGAGGACGGCGGCGCGGGCGAGAACGGCGGCGGCCCGGGCGCCCTGGAAGCGGGCCCGGTCCGGATGGACGTGGACCGGCACGTGGTGACGGTGGACGGCGCCAAGGTCGACCTGCCGCTCAAGGAGTTCGACCTGCTGGAGATGCTGCTGCGCAACGCGGGCCGGGTGCTCACCCGCATGCAGCTGATCGACCGGGTCTGGGGTGCGGACTACGTCGGTGACACCAAGACCCTGGACGTCCACGTGAAGCGCCTGCGGGCCAAGATCGAGCCCGACCCGGGCGCGCCGCGCTACCTGGTCACCGTCCGCGGCCTCGGCTACAAGTTCGAGCCGTAAACCGCGGGCCCGCGATGGACGCGGAAGGCCCCCCTCCGGCAGTCGCCGGAGGGGGGCCGTCGCGTCGGTGCGCCCGCGTCAGTGGGCGGCCGGAGCGGTCGCCGTCGCGGTGGCACCGGCGACCGGCGCGCCCGGGACGGTGGCGCCGACCGACGGGGTGGCCGGGGTGGCCGGTGCGCCCGGGGTGGTGGCGCCGGCGGACGGGGTGGCCGGGCTGGCCGGGGCGCTCGCGGCCGGGGAGGCGGCCTTGGTGGACGCGGAGGCGGCCGGGGTCGGGCCGTAGCCCTTGTACAGGCCGCGGCCGTTCTCGCCGGAGTCCGGGCTCACGCCGGCCTGGGCGTCGACCTTCTGGCCGTCCTTGAAGGCGAAGGTGGTGGTGGCGAAGCCGCCGATGTGGACGGAGGCCGAGCTGAAGGAGGCGGAGGGGTTGCCCTGGCCGCCGAGCATCACGGAGCCGCCGGCCGGCACGACGATGCTGGACTGCGGGGCGCCGGCGGCGTCCGCGAAGGTGGCGGTGGCGCTGCCGACGGTGATCGACTGCAGCTCCGCCGGGGTGCCGGCCGTGTTGGAGATGTTCACGACCAGGTTGGCGGGGCCCGTGTAGTCGCCCGAGGTGCCGACCCCGGTGACGATCACGATGTTGTTCAGTCGAAGGTTCGTCCCCAGGGTCGCCGCCGCGTTGTCCGGCTTGATCTGCAGGGTGTCCGGCGTGGTGCCGGCGGCGCAGGAGGACAGCGAGGCGATGGCGATGGCGGCGATGGCGGCGATGCTGCCGCGTCGAAGGCTGCGGCTCACGGCGGCGGCTTCTCCTAGGTCACGTGTCGACAGGTCAGGACTCAGATTATCGACCTCACTTATGCGCTCCTCACGGGGTGGTCCCCGTGTCGCACTCCCGGGGCCCGGCGGAGGCCGTCCGGCGGTACTGATGGCATGGCCGGGTCGGTGGGAGGACAAGCTTCGACCAAGATCGAATAACGATCGGGTCACGACGCGGAAAGTGGCGAAAGCTCAAGATCCAATCATGGTTGCGGGGGTGTTGCGCAAGGGTTTCGCCGGACGTCGGAACCGCCTCCGACCTGCGGGAAGCCGCTCTCGAACATCGGTCGCAGCACGTCATGGGGGTCCTTGTCAAGCCCCGAGACCGGCCCTGACCTGCGAAAACGCCCTTCGGGTGCGCCGCGAGGCGTGTTATTCTGGAAAGCCACGG from Kitasatospora cathayae includes:
- the phoU gene encoding phosphate signaling complex protein PhoU — protein: MRDAYHEELDAIGDSLVEMARLVGSALGRATTALLDADLALAEGVIAADEKINDLHHDLENRAIDLLARQQPVATDLRIVVTSLRMSADLERCGDLARHVAKVARMRYPESAVPADLQSTVLELGQLAQRLVAKAGLVIATKDVDKALEMEQDDDRIDALHRELLSHLIDERWHHGIETAVDITLVGRYYERFADHAVSVAKRVVYLVTGEHVAEFVAATEAAEAAGAE
- a CDS encoding sensor histidine kinase; the protein is MDVNVAAAAACAIAGLGVGLTASIAFRWSEREQARSRYAGGKHYGRYQPLGTGTPEPPLPPGVDTVLSVLRSCAIVLGEGDEVVKASSAAYAMGLVRGGAVAVDQMLALARATRRDGEIRQVELEVPRPGAARAAEPLAVSVRVAPLGSRLVLVLVEDQTERRRVEAVRRDFVANVSHELKTPVGALSLLSEAVADAADDPEAVQRFAGRMQVEATRLASLVQEIIDLSRVQDDRLMVDPEPVAVDELIAEAIDRCRQQAAAKQILIAAGGIAGLYLHGNRGQLAAALGNLVENAVNYSPPRTRVAIATRRISSAAALGEADGELIEISVTDQGIGISEKDRERVFERFYRVDPARSRQTGGTGLGLSIVKHVAASHGGTVSVWSVEGQGSTFTVRLPAGQAPATHDDPDERDPDERDDDLDGDASDDRAPRAPRDEPGADTAGPATAPRTLTTDRTDRTARSLPVGERQVPLTKTTQLAPEA
- a CDS encoding response regulator transcription factor, with the protein product MTRVLVVEDEESFSDALSYMLRKEGFEVAVAATGPDALEQFERNGADLVLLDLMLPGLPGTEVCRQLRVRSNVPVIMVTAKDSEIDKVVGLEIGADDYVTKPYSTRELVARIRAVLRRRGEDGGAGENGGGPGALEAGPVRMDVDRHVVTVDGAKVDLPLKEFDLLEMLLRNAGRVLTRMQLIDRVWGADYVGDTKTLDVHVKRLRAKIEPDPGAPRYLVTVRGLGYKFEP
- a CDS encoding DUF461 domain-containing protein, which produces MSRSLRRGSIAAIAAIAIASLSSCAAGTTPDTLQIKPDNAAATLGTNLRLNNIVIVTGVGTSGDYTGPANLVVNISNTAGTPAELQSITVGSATATFADAAGAPQSSIVVPAGGSVMLGGQGNPSASFSSASVHIGGFATTTFAFKDGQKVDAQAGVSPDSGENGRGLYKGYGPTPAASASTKAASPAASAPASPATPSAGATTPGAPATPATPSVGATVPGAPVAGATATATAPAAH